A part of Pararoseomonas sp. SCSIO 73927 genomic DNA contains:
- a CDS encoding DUF6726 family protein produces the protein MMLPRRLTRLALLATFAAGLTGCGVVALPFRATSAVVKIVPVAGDVVAAPLDVTADVVD, from the coding sequence ATGATGCTTCCCCGCCGTTTGACGCGTCTCGCGCTCCTCGCCACGTTTGCAGCAGGCTTGACTGGGTGCGGGGTTGTGGCGCTGCCGTTCCGGGCTACCAGCGCGGTGGTCAAGATTGTACCCGTCGCGGGTGACGTGGTCGCGGCCCCCCTAGACGTTACAGCGGACGTCGTCGACTAG
- a CDS encoding ABC transporter substrate-binding protein, whose protein sequence is MAQTPAGVLVVAKQISDLTSVDPAESFEWSGAEVCGNVYQKLVTTPNNDPAQLTGELAESWAVSDDGRTFTFRMRRGPRFSSGNPVTAEDAAWSLQRAVIMNKSPAFIINQFGFTKDNVAERIRAADPHTLVLRTEEPTAPSFLLFCLSAVVGSVIEKAAATAQARGDDLGNTWLKANTAGSGPYMLRSWRANESIVLEANPHAGRAPATRRIITRHVADPSVQLLGLQRGDFDIARNLLAEQIRQVSQDQRFRLHAQRRASVMYLSLNQKVPQLARPEVRQAIKMAIDYEGIQRGLVPNTYAVNQSFLPQGLPGALTDTPFRQDIDAARALMAQAGLADGFEASFDFTAEAPFLDIAQAIQANLARIGIRLRMNPGDSRQVVSRTRARQHDIAQVQWGSDYFDPNTNAEAFLINTDNSDEARNKTLAWRASWHIPEISARTLAARKEPDAAKRNAMYEELQRVSRESSPFVMLFQLIENSVTRATVTGLDTGPMSDRYRYAGVTKA, encoded by the coding sequence ATGGCCCAGACACCGGCCGGCGTTCTTGTCGTCGCTAAGCAGATCAGCGATCTCACCAGCGTCGATCCGGCCGAGAGCTTCGAGTGGAGCGGCGCCGAGGTCTGCGGCAACGTCTACCAGAAGCTTGTCACCACCCCGAACAACGACCCCGCCCAACTCACCGGCGAGCTCGCCGAGAGCTGGGCCGTCTCCGACGATGGCCGGACCTTCACCTTCCGCATGCGCCGGGGGCCCCGCTTCTCCTCCGGCAACCCCGTCACGGCGGAAGACGCGGCCTGGTCGCTCCAGCGCGCCGTGATCATGAACAAGTCGCCCGCCTTCATCATCAACCAGTTCGGCTTCACCAAGGACAATGTGGCCGAGCGCATCCGCGCCGCCGATCCCCACACCCTCGTCCTGCGGACGGAGGAGCCGACCGCTCCCAGTTTCCTCCTCTTCTGTCTCTCCGCCGTGGTCGGCAGCGTGATCGAGAAGGCGGCCGCTACCGCACAGGCGCGCGGCGACGATCTTGGGAATACCTGGCTGAAGGCCAACACCGCCGGCTCCGGCCCCTACATGCTCCGCAGCTGGCGGGCGAACGAGAGCATCGTGCTGGAGGCCAACCCCCACGCCGGCCGCGCCCCTGCCACCCGCCGCATCATCACGCGCCATGTCGCGGACCCATCGGTCCAGCTTCTCGGCCTCCAGCGCGGCGACTTCGACATCGCCCGCAACCTCCTGGCCGAGCAGATCCGTCAGGTCTCGCAGGATCAGCGCTTCCGGCTTCACGCGCAGCGCCGCGCCAGCGTCATGTATCTTTCCCTCAACCAGAAGGTTCCGCAGCTCGCCCGGCCGGAGGTGCGGCAGGCCATTAAGATGGCCATCGACTACGAGGGTATCCAGCGCGGCCTCGTTCCCAATACCTACGCCGTCAACCAGAGCTTCCTGCCCCAGGGCTTGCCCGGCGCCCTCACCGACACCCCCTTCCGCCAGGACATCGACGCCGCAAGGGCTTTGATGGCCCAGGCAGGTCTCGCCGACGGCTTTGAGGCCAGCTTCGACTTCACGGCCGAGGCCCCCTTCCTGGACATCGCCCAGGCCATCCAGGCGAACCTCGCCCGCATCGGCATCCGACTGCGCATGAACCCGGGCGACAGCCGGCAGGTCGTCAGCCGCACCCGCGCCCGCCAGCACGACATCGCCCAGGTGCAGTGGGGCAGCGACTACTTCGACCCCAACACCAATGCCGAGGCTTTCCTCATCAATACAGACAATTCGGATGAGGCCCGCAACAAGACCCTGGCCTGGCGCGCCAGCTGGCACATCCCCGAGATCAGCGCCCGAACCCTCGCCGCCCGCAAGGAGCCGGACGCCGCCAAGCGCAACGCCATGTACGAGGAGCTCCAGCGGGTGAGCCGGGAGAGCAGCCCCTTCGTCATGCTCTTCCAGCTCATCGAGAACTCCGTCACGCGCGCCACAGTCACGGGCCTCGACACCGGCCCCATGAGCGACCGCTACCGCTATGCCGGCGTCACGAAGGCATAG
- a CDS encoding P1 family peptidase, producing MRARDAGLGWGDLPAGSRNAITDVPGVRVGHVTLRRGEDIRTGVTAVLPHGGNLFRERVPAAVEIVNGFGKSAGLMQVQELGELETPLLLTNTFGVAACTEALIRHAIVEEPRVGRDTSTVNPVVMECNDGYLNDIQALAVTPADAAAAIQAAGEDMNSGAVGAGTGMSCFGLKGGVGTSSRRLRIGGDNFHLGALVLANYGRAGDLRLPDGRRIPAGAGSPERGSVIVVIATDVPLDHRQLRRVAARAGAGIAWTGSFWGHGSGDLALAFSTAERRPHEAPQPILTRRVLAEAGIDALFRAAAEATAEAVMDAIVAAEPMTGFRGHHRAALRDVLAAMPS from the coding sequence TTGCGAGCCAGAGATGCCGGCCTCGGCTGGGGCGATCTTCCCGCCGGGTCCCGGAACGCGATCACCGACGTGCCCGGGGTCAGGGTAGGCCATGTCACCCTGCGTCGCGGAGAGGATATCCGGACCGGGGTGACGGCGGTCCTGCCGCACGGGGGCAACCTGTTCCGCGAGAGGGTTCCGGCGGCGGTCGAGATCGTGAACGGCTTCGGTAAGAGCGCCGGGCTGATGCAGGTCCAGGAACTCGGCGAACTCGAGACGCCGCTCCTGCTCACGAATACCTTCGGGGTGGCGGCGTGCACCGAGGCCCTGATCCGCCACGCCATCGTGGAGGAGCCACGGGTCGGCCGGGATACCTCCACAGTCAATCCCGTTGTGATGGAGTGCAACGACGGCTACCTGAACGATATCCAGGCCCTGGCCGTCACGCCGGCCGACGCGGCGGCCGCGATCCAGGCGGCGGGTGAGGATATGAACTCCGGCGCCGTGGGCGCGGGAACGGGGATGAGTTGCTTCGGCCTCAAGGGCGGGGTCGGCACCTCGTCCCGTCGGCTGCGGATCGGTGGGGACAATTTCCATCTTGGGGCCCTGGTGCTGGCCAACTACGGACGGGCAGGCGACCTGCGTCTGCCGGACGGGCGGCGCATCCCGGCCGGGGCGGGGAGCCCGGAGCGGGGATCGGTGATCGTGGTGATCGCGACGGACGTGCCGCTGGACCATCGCCAACTGCGCCGCGTCGCTGCACGGGCCGGTGCAGGGATCGCCTGGACGGGGTCGTTCTGGGGGCATGGCAGCGGCGATTTGGCGCTGGCCTTCTCCACGGCGGAGCGGCGGCCACACGAGGCGCCGCAGCCGATCCTAACCCGGCGCGTCCTGGCCGAAGCCGGGATCGACGCGCTGTTCCGTGCGGCGGCCGAGGCCACGGCCGAGGCGGTGATGGACGCCATAGTGGCCGCGGAGCCCATGACGGGCTTCCGCGGACACCACCGGGCGGCGCTGCGGGACGTGCTGGCCGCTATGCCTTCGTGA
- a CDS encoding recombinase family protein: MAGSRLSRAATQPRYAVALDRVSTAEQGRSGLGLEAQQTSVRGFAEREGWTLVAEHQDIASGKDDRRPGFQAALTRCRQLGAVLVAACLDRITRRAHTLSQLLEEAAHKGRVYPGEHLPIIDRALWDKVHALLKESPHTRGNANRHQTPALLKGLLFGTDGRALSPSHTCKRGRLYRYYVSQAALKGAEDTDPTLVRRISAAEIEGAVVGQVRALLRQPEIVVGAWAAARATDPGLTEGETRDALYQLEPLWDELFPAEQARIVGLLVERVTVSSTGADIRLRFEGLASLVRDLGASRTPVLEAAE, translated from the coding sequence ATGGCCGGCTCCCGCCTCTCCCGCGCCGCCACCCAACCCCGGTACGCCGTCGCGCTGGACCGCGTATCCACGGCCGAACAGGGGCGCTCGGGCCTGGGCCTGGAGGCCCAGCAGACCAGTGTCCGCGGCTTCGCGGAGCGCGAGGGTTGGACGTTGGTCGCCGAGCACCAGGACATCGCCTCCGGCAAGGACGACCGCAGGCCGGGGTTCCAAGCAGCCCTAACCCGCTGCCGCCAACTCGGGGCGGTGCTGGTGGCCGCCTGCCTCGATCGGATCACCCGGCGCGCCCACACCCTTTCGCAGCTGCTGGAGGAGGCGGCGCATAAGGGGCGGGTCTATCCGGGTGAGCATCTCCCCATCATCGACCGGGCGCTCTGGGACAAGGTCCACGCGCTGCTGAAGGAGAGCCCGCACACACGGGGCAACGCCAATCGGCATCAGACGCCGGCGTTGCTGAAGGGGCTGCTGTTCGGGACTGACGGTCGGGCGCTCTCGCCCTCGCACACCTGTAAGCGCGGGCGGCTGTACCGGTACTACGTCAGCCAGGCCGCGCTGAAGGGTGCAGAGGACACAGACCCCACTCTGGTCCGGCGCATCTCGGCCGCCGAGATTGAGGGTGCAGTAGTCGGGCAGGTGCGCGCCCTCTTGCGTCAGCCCGAGATCGTCGTGGGCGCCTGGGCGGCGGCGCGGGCCACGGACCCCGGCCTAACCGAGGGCGAGACCAGAGATGCCCTGTATCAGCTGGAGCCGCTCTGGGACGAGCTATTCCCGGCGGAGCAGGCGCGGATCGTCGGACTGCTGGTCGAGAGGGTGACGGTGTCGAGCACGGGGGCTGACATCCGGCTCCGTTTCGAGGGGTTAGCCAGCTTGGTGCGGGACCTGGGGGCGAGCAGAACGCCGGTGCTGGAGGCAGCGGAATGA
- a CDS encoding cation:proton antiporter — protein sequence MDGSLLPDPYILALTGFGVLVALVAWLPLVLKRLPLSLPIVCIALGAALFSLPQMTIRPLPLDHPEITERFTEFVVIIALMGAGLKLDRIFDWRRWAVTWRLLGVTMPLGIAAIALLLGGGLGMPWVIALLLAASLAPTDPVLAADVQVGPPKTGEEDEVRFGLTSEAGLNDGLAFPFVHLAIALAAVAGTGEPWFVEWFTYRVLWEIGAGVGAGWLIGRAFGWLTFHVPAETKLAKTGDGLIALSATLVSYGLTEIIHSYGFLAVFVTAVAFRHAHRDHDFQLQMHAVTEQIERIAMMVLLLVFGGALVSGLLAPVTWADVGIAAVILLVIRPVTGLIGLIGFRADRSEKLTLAFFGIRGVGSFYYLAYGLNHMEVAGAERLWGLVGLIVLMSVLLHGLTVTPIMRSLDRQQGRDPDAEEATPPPGLQGPARL from the coding sequence ATGGACGGCAGCCTGCTTCCCGATCCCTACATCCTCGCCCTCACCGGCTTCGGGGTTCTCGTCGCCCTGGTCGCCTGGCTGCCGCTGGTCCTCAAACGCCTGCCGCTCTCCCTGCCGATCGTCTGCATCGCGCTCGGTGCGGCCCTCTTCTCGCTGCCGCAGATGACGATCAGGCCGCTGCCGCTCGACCACCCAGAGATCACGGAGCGGTTTACCGAGTTCGTGGTGATCATCGCGCTGATGGGGGCGGGCCTGAAGCTCGACCGCATCTTCGACTGGCGGCGATGGGCCGTGACCTGGCGGCTGCTCGGGGTGACGATGCCCCTCGGCATCGCCGCCATCGCTCTGCTGCTGGGCGGAGGGTTGGGAATGCCCTGGGTTATCGCCCTCCTGCTCGCGGCCAGTCTCGCCCCCACCGATCCCGTTCTCGCCGCCGACGTCCAGGTGGGCCCGCCCAAGACAGGCGAGGAGGACGAGGTGCGGTTCGGCCTGACCTCCGAGGCCGGGCTGAACGACGGATTGGCCTTCCCCTTCGTTCATCTCGCGATCGCCCTGGCCGCGGTGGCCGGCACCGGTGAGCCCTGGTTCGTCGAGTGGTTCACCTACCGGGTGCTGTGGGAAATCGGAGCCGGCGTTGGTGCCGGCTGGCTGATCGGCCGCGCCTTCGGGTGGCTCACCTTCCACGTTCCGGCCGAGACCAAGCTGGCCAAGACCGGTGACGGGCTGATCGCGCTCTCCGCCACGCTCGTCTCCTACGGGCTGACGGAGATCATCCACAGCTACGGCTTCCTGGCGGTCTTCGTGACCGCGGTCGCCTTCCGCCATGCTCACCGTGATCACGATTTTCAGTTGCAGATGCACGCGGTGACCGAGCAGATCGAGCGCATCGCCATGATGGTCCTGCTGCTGGTCTTTGGCGGTGCGCTGGTGAGCGGCCTTCTCGCCCCCGTGACCTGGGCCGATGTGGGGATCGCCGCGGTGATTCTGCTGGTCATCCGGCCGGTGACGGGCCTGATCGGCCTGATCGGGTTCCGGGCGGACCGGAGCGAGAAGCTGACCCTGGCCTTCTTCGGCATCCGGGGCGTCGGCTCCTTCTACTACCTGGCATACGGGCTGAACCACATGGAAGTGGCGGGCGCCGAGCGCCTTTGGGGGCTGGTGGGGCTTATCGTCCTCATGTCGGTCCTGCTGCACGGGCTCACCGTCACGCCCATCATGCGGTCGCTCGATAGGCAGCAGGGCCGCGACCCGGATGCGGAGGAGGCGACACCACCTCCAGGGCTGCAGGGTCCGGCGCGGTTGTAG